The following proteins are encoded in a genomic region of Brachypodium distachyon strain Bd21 chromosome 1, Brachypodium_distachyon_v3.0, whole genome shotgun sequence:
- the LOC112269999 gene encoding probable mediator of RNA polymerase II transcription subunit 26c — translation MAAQSPFRRWKPFFAAFASIDAAIEAADPDLCRDEFRRIRGDILELLCNATDDAREAERLCLVLDEVMAESLETLRLVPAMPTVLATTDLAKAVGALLKHDSERVRVLASGIMSRWRASVQDELVTVQAAMENLDQIPLPSNKKTVAGQQHVPATKKPAASKILETTAKKMMKIKEAPLPKKVSPAPAVSVVRGDRAGLCSADTIMEATKRKFQEGYQEAENAKRQRRIQVVEAPEMLKQRQRKMHPIIKERSRAKCGSSMMVKKTISVSRLAS, via the coding sequence atggccgcgcaGAGCCCTTTCCGCCGCTGGAAGCCCTTCTTCGCCGCCTTCGCCAGCATCGACGCCGCGATCGAGGCCGCCGACCCTGACCTCTGCCGCGACGAGTTCCGGCGCATCAGGGGAGACATCTTGGAGCTGCTCTGCAACGCCACGGACGACGCCCGCGAGGCCGAGCGGCTCTGCCTCGTCCTCGACGAGGTCATGGCCGAATCCCTCGAGACGCTGCGGCTCGTTCCTGCGATGCCGACGGTTCTTGCCACCACCGATCTCGCCAAGGCCGTCGGCGCTCTGCTGAAGCACGACTCGGAGCGAGTTCGCGTCCTCGCCAGCGGCATCATGAGCCGGTGGAGGGCGTCGGTCCAGGACGAACTCGTCACGGTCCAAGCGGCCATGGAGAATCTGGACCAGATTCCGCTGCCCAGCAACAAGAAGACCGTCGCCGGCCAACAGCATGTCCCTGCAACCAAGAAACCGGCCGCCAGCAAGATCCTCGAGACGACAGCCAAGAAGATGATGAAAATCAAAGAGGCGCCGCTGCCGAAGAAGGTGTCTCCCGCTCCCGCCGTTAGCGTCGTCCGCGGCGACCGTGCCGGGCTCTGCTCTGCCGACACGATCATGGAGGCCACAAAGCGCAAGTTCCAGGAAGGGTACCAAGAAGCGGAGAACGCGAAGCGGCAGCGCAGGATACAAGTCGTGGAGGCGCCGGAGATGCTGAAGCAGAGGCAGCGAAAGATGCACCCGATCATCAAGGAGAGGAGCCGAGCAAAGTGCGGGAGCTCCATGATGGTCAAGAAGACCATCTCCGTCTCCAGGCTTGCTTCATAG